The genomic window CAGAGTTATGGGAACTTACGGATATTGTGCTCCAGAGTATCAGAGAACCGGTCAGTTAACTACAAAATCCGATGTTTATAGCTTCGGAGTTGTGTTGTTGGAGTTGATAACTGGACGAAGAGTTATTGATACTACCAGACCCAAAGATGAACAGAATCTAGTAACTTGGGtgagtttctctttttcagcTTACATGAAAACCTTTTGGCTTCAATTGTTTAAAAGATCTAAACTTTTGTACTTTGGTTTAGGCTCAACCGGTGTTCAAAGAACCGAGTAGATTCCCAGAGTTAGCGGATCCGAGTCTGGAGGGAGTGTTCCCGGAGAAAGCTCTGAATCAAGCGGTGGCAGTGGCAGCAATGTGTTTACAAGAAGAGGCAACGGTACGGCCACTCATGAGTGACGTTGTAACCGCTCTCGGTTTCTTAGGAACCGCTCCTGACGGCTCAATCTCTGTTCCACACTACGATGATCCTCCTCAGCCGTCGGATGAAACGTCCGTGGAGGATTCAGTGGCAGCGGAAGAACGGGAAAGAGCCGTGGCTGAGGCAATGGAGTGGGGAGTTGCTTCAAGAGCACATTCCCGGAACCCAAGTGcttcttgatttttattttttacatctttttttgtcttgttgatttttatttttggtttggtcgttgtttactttttacgttttttggcTTTCAATTTCAGTTTCAGAAAGATAGTGATATAGAATTTGTTAccgtttctctctttgttaattatgttctgttttgtttgaatgtGTATATTCCAGCTGAGTTTTCATAGCTCGAGAATTCAATCTGTTCTTATTCTTGGTCTCGAGCTTAACATTATAAATTGATAGTTGTTTTgtacaattaattaattttgtgtttagtcaaaataattcataattttatcTCTGGTTGTACAGAGAGGGGCTAAATAGCAATACCATAGCTTACCAACACATAAATCTATACATATCTTCATGAATTCATTCAACAAACGTAGGCTtccaaccaacaaaaaaataatatatatatattcagttTGTTCAATCACAGAATTAGCAAAATCTTCCAAGCACATTTGCTTCCACAATATAGTACATGAAGCCAGATTCCGAAACTCTGAAGCCAGTACAACGCAAGAACACCGAGCAATATCTACTCCAGGAATTGACTCTAGTATCTTTATCTTTAGCTCTGTTGACTGTTGGTAATAAATTAATCAAGTTTCGTCGAACTGGGTTCCTTGTATGTCTAGAGCCTGTCGAAGACTGTTCCAATCATTTGCCGGATCTATGTTTTGACGAGGCTGCATGATCAATATTGAAGAGACTAGAGAGAGTTCGTGTCTCTTGAGTCTTGACTAATACTCAGCAAAACTACAAGAAGTCTAAatagaagaacaagaaagtcCTTTAATACGACATTCAGGTTATAGGGTTTCTTTCGTCTTGtgtattaaacaaaattgggCTACAAATGTTTTTAACGATATTGGGCCGATAATAAAGCCCATATTCATACTCACATCCGccaatctctcttctctctcgctctctcaTTGGCGCTGTTTATCTGAATTCGatacctttttgttttttctttggtaaaTAAATATCTGATTTCGCTTTTGAATCGCCATTGGTTGAACAATTTGACGCCGATCTAGATTTCTGTCGCTGTGAAGGTAGTGTCCTGTTTTTCCGATCAATTGGTTTGTTCCGATCGTTTCTCGTTTACGCTTTTTGTTATCCTTGAGAAATTTTACGTTGCAAGAGAGATCTTTGATTCATGGGTGTTGAAGCATTCGTGTTAAAATGTATGATTGATCTTAATCAGTGAGATCGGTGAGCTCAAGTTCTGTGTTTTGTAATTGAGATTCGAAGAGGTATGTCAACAAAGTTATGGAGATGGGTGTTAGGGCTGATATACCTATTTGCCGTTGCCACGATTTGGATTGCGGCTAGTTTTGTAGTCCAGTCTGTGGTGGAAGCTGGTGTTTCTCCGTTCTTGATCACTTTCATTTGTAATTCATTGTTCGTTGTTTATCTTCCCCTTTTTGAGATTGGTCGATATCTGGAAGATGCATATGGGAGTTTATTGTTCTGGAGAAGCAAAAGGTCGCATTTAATGGAACTGGTCGAATCAGAGAAGGCTGTTTTGCTTGGAAAAGATGTTTCTGGTGTGAAATCAGATGCTACTGAGAGTTCAGGGCTTGTTGTGAGAGAGCAAGAGATTAGTGAGGGTGGTAATGGGATTGAATCTGGATTGGAAAATATAGAGCTTGAGATTGATGCTAGTGTCAATGTTAGTGATGGAGCTAGTGGAGTTTCTAATAAAGGATTAGATGAGAAGGGTCGTTGGACAAGGATGCGAGTTGCTAAAGTTAGCCTTGTGATTTGTCCGTTTTGGTTTTTGGCGCAGCTTACATTTAATGTCTCTCTCAAGTACACAACAGTTACGGTAAGAACATATTGGACACCCATCATCTTGTTGCTTATTCTGAATCTACTAAATGTTTTgctgaagtttttttttcatttttgtgtgtttgcagTCAAATACCATATTAAGCAGTGCATCAAGCCTTTTCACCTTTCTTGTTTCACTAATATTCTTGGGTGAGAAGTTCACATGGTTGAAACTCTTCAGCGTTCTTCTTTGTATGTCTGGGACTATAATTGTAAGTATGGGTGACTCAGAGTCCAAGTCAAATGCAGTAGCTAAGAACCCTCTTTTGGGAGATATTCTTTCGCTGGTCTCAGCGGCGCTGTATGCTGTCTACATCACTCTTATACGCAAAAAGCTTCcggatgatgatgaaagaaaCGGCCGGGTCAGTATGGCTCAGTTCCTCGGGTTTCTTGgtctcttcaatttcttcattttccttcctccTGCTCTAATACTCAACTTCACAAAGCGAGAACGCTTCAACGCACTTACCTTGAAACAATTTGGCCTAGTTGTTGGCAAAGGTATGCAAACACCATCCCTTATTTCCGCTATTGTCTCCTTGAAGCTATTGGTCAATAAATCACATTTTCTCATATCAATGGGAATTGATGGCACAAGTAGTAAATTAGGATTGATGTAGGAATGCCGATTTGAAAGACTAATGTGTGTTTCATCACAACTGCAGGTTTGTTAGATAATGTGCTTAGTGACTATCTGTGGGCAAAGGCAGTACTATTGACAACAACCACTGTAGCTACAGCTGGGCTAACTATTCAGGTCCCATTGGCAGCCATTGTAGACAGCTTATCAGGGAACAAACCAAGCTTCACCGACTACATTGGTGCTGCAGCTGTTATGGTTGGCTTTGCAGGGATTAATATTCCCTCAGAGATGTTTTGCAAATCCAAAGAGACTGCTATTGAGTTAGAACCTGGGACTTCGTTCACAGATCCTCCTCCGATTGTGCCAGATAGCATAAGAGTAGATTCTTCACTGACTGTAGTATAAGCCTAAATTGTTCCAAATTCAAAAGCCACAATTcttgtaaaatcttttttttttctcttgtttactGCTCTTTTCCTCTTTTATGATAATTAATTTGTAGATCGTTGAACATAATACACGAAATACAGCTGAAGGCAATAGTGTAATGAAATCGTTCAAGATTCTGGACTTAGTTTCAAGacagtaaaaataaaatgtttcaTCTCTCTGTTATTGCACTAAGCGTTTACATTGAGATGTCCGTACTTTTGCATGACTCTTTTTGTCGCCATAGCAGCTGCTTCACTTGCTCGTAATGTGCCTTGTGCCATTAGAGCTGCAAATTCGCTTGTAATCTCTTCCTGAATCTTGGCCCTAGCATCACCCAACGGGTCGTCCTTGACCTTCTCTTTACTAGCTGATGGTTGAATAACAGGTGGCACTTTCTCAGTTGCAGTTGAGGTTTCTGCTGCCTCGAGCTTAGGAGCTATCACAATTTGTGGGCCATCATCTTTACTAAAAGCTCCAAAAGGTTGTGGCTGTGGCCTAAACTGTGGAACTTGAGGAACAGCACCAGCCTTTAGAGTTGTTTCGAGGCCTTGCAACATAGGCACTGCAAAATGGGGATATGAAATTAGAACAATAATGTAGCCGAGAAAGAAGAGGTTCAAGGAAGGTGTCGCAAGTTATCAGCGACTTACTTATAAGACCACCCATGGGACTGTTTAGAACATCATTAGGAAGCTGGAGAATGTAGTCAGGAATCCCTTTACCCACCAAAAACTGAGCGACCTCGTTGCTGAAGTTGTTGCAGTTGTGAGTAAGTAAATTGTAGGATTCAGCAGTGTAACGAGGACTGATTTCTTCCAAGTACATCTCGAATACATCTTTAGGCACATGTGATAGACCCAACTCTATCGTTCGAATTGGTGTTCCATATGGAGTTCTTCCAACTGGTAAATGTTGTATCCCTCCTCCAAAAAAGTACTCATTCCCATAGACAACTATTCCTGTATGCCTGGAAAAAGGATACATAACTCACATGTTATCTACCTGGTTTAACATCAAAGTAATATCCTAAAAGAGTAAAAAGCAAAACACCTAAACAATAAGCAGGTTAATTCATATTTCTCAAGGAAAACCACACTCGGTTGATATTAAAAGCAGAAGCTTAGACACATTTACATACACCAACCAGTCATGCCAATATCTTTTACATTGGGTTAACTGCAACCATGTTCAACAGctaaaacaataatatcaaACCCTATGAATGGCACTACACAGGACAAatgttcaaaacaaatttggcaTATACAACACAACAGATCAAATACGAACATGTGACAGAGATTTGACTCACCATACACCTTCAATAACCTTTCCCAGGAGTGATTGTGAGAGCTGGCGTGCCAAGCCTTGGCTTAAATCATAGACATTCAATGTTACCTTATGCGCTTCCTGCCATATCACATATATCACCAATTTCAATCAAACTAACAACGAGGCAACGCAATTAACTACGAaccagaaatgaaaaaaagagaatcataCCTCAGCCATTGTCAAAGTCCTTGAAACACGTTAACTacctgaagaaaaaaaaaatcaaaatcaaaatttacaatCGCAATGATCTAAGACCTGAGCAACAAGAATGATTCCGAACAAACTATATCAGACCTACAAAAGAATTTCCGCAAATCTTAAGACCAAATCCATAATCGATTCCGAACAAAAAAGAACTAGTATCCGCAAATAGAAAATCCAAATCTAGAAACAATCGGGAACACATAATTGATAAAATTGATAGCGAGAAAGCGAGGGAGATTTGATCACGTACAAACAAAATACGTAAACTGGCCGCTCGGAAAATTGTCGATATGCGCAAATCTGAAAGATTTCTTGGATAGCAATGGTTCAGAGAGGTTTGTTATAAAGGCAAGCTATTGGGAGATTCGAAGATTCCTCTACGACGTCGTTTAAGCTACTTTGACCCCTATACCGACGACCGCTTTTATTCTGTAACCTTCTAGAAAGTACCATCCAATAAGACATTGCCACGTCTATTTTCCCCGTCCCGGTTCAACCGACCAGAATCTTTGAATCAGAATTACAGCagttaaaaattgaaatcctAATTTATCTATTTGTGATTGCAGGAACAGTTGGTCTTACAGCGATCAATCACCGTATTGTTTATGTATGAACTTTACCGATGTATACCAACGATGCGTTTCATCCAAATCTAAGGTTTTCACaacattatttattcataaaaatattttaaaattttaacagtAGCATCTTCTTGTTAATAACCCTAATTAGGACAGATTCATGAACTGCAACTCCCAAAATAAATCTAGAACAGACGcacatcaacaaaaaatcgaatgaggacaaaaaaaaaaggcaacaaaagatttaaaaaacGACTAATCTTACGGAGATAACCATTCTGGTTAGGCAAATAAAAGCCTAATCTTGAGAAAAAAGGTctatatagaaaaacaaatgaagaaaaatcaaaaagtagCACTTCtttatccaaaacaacacATTATGGCCCAAGGAAGAAGGCCGCCATGATCCTGCTTAAGTAGAAGATTTTTGAGCTCAAGAGTTCTTCAATGGTTACAAAGAGGTGGCATCCTAGCACCCGAGTTGTCTGAAAGTAAAACCGCTTCATAAGATGCGTCGAACATGATGTGGTACTTTAAGCATGTTATTGGAAGTATTATGATGGTTTTTTCCTTACCATTGTGAGCTATCTTAGTTTTGTTGAACTTGGCGGTGAAGTTGTAGAATCCAATCGACATAACCACTCGAACCGCCCATCTGGTCCTCAATGAGATTTCTGAGGAGAAGGAAGCCTTCTCGGGGTTGTTCTCCTTGTCTCACTAGAAAACACATGGGGTGATATGAAGGATCACTCTCCCTCAGTTTCTTTACCAACCTCATTAGCTTCTTTGACATCCCATTCTCTTGCTCTTGAAAGGTAACCTAAGAGACCCAACACGAAGAAAGACAAGGGTTTCACACATATTATCATgtttcaaattcttgaaaaaCACTAATGATGCATATACATCATCGAATGTACCGCCTgttcatatattcatatgtaaGGATATATGTGGATAAAAATACATACCCTTGAGAGGTCTGCTGCAAAGTCAACCCCAAGAAGATTTTTAGCAATGTCAGGTGAAAGCATCCGGCCAAACCACAAAACTAATCGAAAACCATCATCATATATGTAAAGGCCTCTAGAATCCAAACTCTCTGCAGCCAGCGGCAATCTCCTTAATACGTCTTTAAAGTCATCGTGGGCTGCTGATGGCTGCAAGCATGTGAATTCACAAATTATTTACTATTTCTTGAACACTGATGTTTGATAATGGACATTGagataaaaatacacaaaccTTTAAGAGCCATTCGTCAACACGGAATAAATTGGGATACAAAAGCTTCAATAGCTTTTTGACAGGCAGAGCCATCATGGTGAAGCCTGCAGCACAGCGCTCATCAAGAGAAGTATCAGCAGGTCCACCTAGAAGAGGAGTGGACTTAGTAATTGCCAATCCGTACAATGGCAAGAACTTCAGAGACTCTGGGTATACTAATCTGGACCCCAAGCGATGCTGCACCGCGTGAAGATTACGATATTCTTTGAGGGCTTTAACAATCTTTTGCTGTATTGCATTCCGTGCATCATCCAATTTTGCGGACAAAGATTTCTCAATTGCTGCAGAATTTAAATTGTCATTAAATAGTATCAAAAGTagcatatgaaaaaaatttgaatatagcTTACCTAATCTAGCATATAAAGACACAATGGAACCAGTGTCTGCTTGTCTATACATCTCCCCAAGATCTGTAACCACTGGTGCAACAGATGTGTGTACCCTTATACGTCTCTCTCCACAAGAGGCGGTATATCTTAGTTCTGTTAAGGATTACTAAAAGCTAAATGATGTGTTGTATGTTTAAACTCAAGtatgtttaaaatatcaaCTATTCAAGGATACAGCAAAGCCACTTGGAAATACACAGTCTGGGATGTTAGCAAAGTCTCCTCAAGAGATAGCTGCATTGCATACGCTTTGTCACAGTCAACAGCAGGAAGAGCAAGCAGGTCAGTAGACCTTAGCATGAAGTTCCCATGGTAGGACGAGAAACGAATTCCTGcatgcaaaaatatataagatcACAAGTAGCACACCAATGCATTAGCAAATATTGACATAGCAGGTAGCAAAAACGAATATATTATCATAAACTATTAAACCTTTTCCACATCTTATTCGCATAACCGCCTCCCACGCAGTTTCCCTTGTAAGGTCTCTAGCAAGCTCGTGTCTTAACTTATCTCCATGAACAGATGATTGGAAACCTGGATAATAGTACACCTGTCCTCCAGTGTATTTTGCCAGAGTCccttcaagaaaccaaagaattGTAATTACAGGCTGATAAACTTAACTATCACCCATGACTCCAAACAGCTGAAATAAAAAACATCAACTGATAACCTCAACGTTCACATACCTAATGAGGCAATATCAGTGTACTTATCACTGAATGCATAAACATTAATTCCTATCTGGAACTTGGTACAATCAGCAGCCATTTGTTTATAGAAGGGATCTTCAGCTACCCTTAATGCATATTCTTTGTCAGTTCCATAGACACGAGGATCATCTCCCCGCAACTTTAACCTCCCAGCACCAAGAGAAGGTAATGAGTTCTGGAAAATTAGTAACTTGCCCCCAAGTTGGTTCTGAAATAGGGAGAGAAACAGAGTCAACAAACTGATCCACATTTCAGATGAGGATCTAAATAGGACACTCAACATCAAATgaattatatgatattatcTTGATATGTCAGGATGGTAACTAACCATAACCATAAACGCCGCTCTGAGGGCTGGGCCAAAAGCTGATTCCACATTGAAATTATCTTGAAACATCAAAGGTAGACTGTCCAAAAAGGCGTCCACCACAGTTCTAGATTCAGATAGATTTACAAGCAGATCGTCTGGCAATGGGACAAAGATATCATCTAGATCTGATACAACCATCATCTGCGGCTGGCTCAAAGATGACTGCATTGCCAAagtccacaaaaaaaaaattatggaggctaaagaatttcaaaacaaaagttccTGTGAGTTTACAATTCTCTTACCTTCATGTTGTAAAAATGTAACGTGCTGTCATAAGTAATAAATCCAATTTGAGTTCTTGGATAACCAGGCAGGTTATCCAAACAAGACTTAATCGTTTGAGCAACAACCTGCGAAGGAGCAAAAGGTCAGTGTAAGATCTATATTATACGAAAGCTTCCatatgaagagagagagccaCTAAGCtagacaaagaaacaagaacagtCTAGATGATCCATTAATACGTAGTATATTCAGATAAAATCACACAAGAATTAGCACTTACTAATTATGGAACAGTAAAGCCCATTTCCAGCAAAATTACAAAGTGGGATATTCAAATCGATCATGCTTACCTCAAGCATTCCACTTTTAGTAGCCGAAATCGAAACATCAATGAGGAAGAAGTAGATAGGTGGCATCGGAGGCCGAACCATGTATTCAGTTGGAGCTATGATTTCAACACTGCCTTTAGTCAGCTCAGGTCGTTGATCCATATCCATTCTTCGGCCAGTAGCATCCAAATGTGAGAAGTATTCACCAGGCACtgaacaagaaatttaaacccATAACTATGAATAGtcatcttataaatatatgccTGAAAGTATTGAAGTTCTAGCATCATCGATCAAATGATTtatggaaaaagaaatttttgacAAATTACCATCATTAAGCATCGAACATATATTACACCGCCACTTTCTTCCAGAATCTGTAAAAGTCACAAAAGGATTCACATAGGTACGGCATCTTCTGCAGCGGATGATGCCAGTTGAGCCAAAATCAATAAGTGGTACCTCCTCCTGAACAGATAAAATGACAATTTGCAAAGAAAGGCAAAGTTATATGTGGCACTAGAACATGAAAGAATCGCAAAGACATTCTTGTTAATAATAACGGAAACTAACCCCTTCAGGAGTCTCAGCAAGTGGACAAACCACAGCTCCTAGAGGTAAATGCCACCTTGAAGCCAGAGACTGGGAATTTGGTATAGCACTAGTCGTCAGTCGTAGATATCTAGAATGGCAATTCATTGGGTACATTTCAGCAAATGAATTTGGCTCCACGTCACCATCCAATGGCCTTGGGAATGATTTATGATCAAGTCCTGGTTCCAGCGATCCAGGAATAGATGAAAGAGATAGCGAGTTAAAATCTTCAGTCAAGCCTTGAACGTTACTGGGAGGAGGTGCATAGTTTGGATGCAGATTCTGCTGTGCTGCCATATTTGGTCGCTGAGCAAAACCTCCTGTGTGAGGAGGATATGATGAGACTGGAGGGGGTCCTGGGGGACCTTGAGATGTCTGGAATGGCGTCGGAGCCTGTAAGACCTGCTTGCTAGGATAACCAGGAAAAGATGGCTGCGAACCGCCCACGCCAGGATAAGACGGAGTAACTGGAGGCATTGACTGTTGAAAACCAGGCCTGGCAGGCATATGATAATCTGTAGCAGGGGGATAAGCATTTGCTCCAGGTAGCCCAGAAGTCGTACTTTGTGGCGGAGGCCCCATTGCTACAGGTGCCATCGGTTGCTGTGGGCGAAGAGACATAGGAGGAGATAAGTGACCTGCAAGAGTTTGAGGTGGTGGTGGGCCCTGAGGAGGGTTTTGTGTAGTCGGGAATGGCGGGGATGGAAAACGCTGAAAAGGGGCACCACCAGGAGGACCATATGCTGGTGAAGGAAACGAATTTGATGATGGCGGTGGAGGTCTACTCCCAGGAAtctgagaaacaaaaggagaCGGCTGGCCAGGCCTCATCGTACCCACTGGTGGAGCCGGAGGAGGACCAGAGGCAGTGAAAGGTCTTGTAGGTTGGGATGCAGATGGTGTAAAAGGTCTAAAGCCAACCGCCTCTGATCCAGTGGGTGGTCCACCTGATTGAGGAGGAATCCCTGGTGGCGGAGCAGATGCAAATGGAGAGGAAGCAGGCCTAGCTGGAAAATTTGGATAGCCCTGATTCTCCGTACCCATTATTGATCACAACTTATCACTTACAACAGTTGTCAGAGTTATAGCCAAACTGGAAGCTAAGGGACCAGATCAATACAATCCCAGATTCTCTTCGATGAGTACCTTAGAATCAGATTCGTTCACGGAAGCTTCATATCATCTGGAAAAAACCAGTGTAGTTCTCTTTCACAGTGCCGACCTGGACAGATCCGCCTCTCAAAATCCGTAGCTATCTCTAGTGATCTTTCAAAATTGGTAACTTCTGTGAGATATTTGAGGACGATCTTCTACGATGGTTTAGatcttttcaaaaaagtaaGCCTCTCCGATTCACAGTTCCTTATTCaattacttaaaaacttttcaATTCTTTTCGAGCAAGACGATCTTACCGGGTGATAGATATCCAGTGAGAATCGTCTACGAAAAAGTCCCTCTCCGTAAGTGAATTCTCTTATGAAGATCTGGATCAATAACCATTGAATATCAGCTAAAATTCAACATTAATATCAATCTAACATGATTAGGGTGTCGAAGACTACCTGAAGTGAGAGGAAACTCGAGAAACTGCGGAGCACGAAACTGATTCTACAGCGATCGGCTTCAGATCGTCTGACCCGAAGAAGATTTTCGATACGGAATTGGAGAACCACCAAGTGCAGCGAAAGAGACGATGTGATATATTATGGGCCAGGTAGTGGCTAACAGTTTTATATCTCTCCAGCCCATTTAACAGTTTCGTCCTATcactgtttttttaataaaatatccttttcttttcctttttgataAAGAATAAATCTGTAAATATTACTTTCATAGATTTcatttctattattttataaaatagtaaaatgaaatttaatacTAACAGTTTAAAACTCTTCCTGATTATGTTTTTCGGAATTtctaaatcaatttattttaaagatattataaataagaaagttatagttataaacaataattttataagaaattaataaagaatTCATTGATGTTTTATGCCAAGATTTTATCGATTTATTATGCTCACATGATCATGCTATAACTATCCGGAAAATCAGTAGGAGTATAATGCATGACTGTGAAGACTAGAACCAATTCTGCATAGTTTTGAAGAAACTAAGGTAATGTCACTTACAtgattaatatataagatGTCTTATACACAGACAATACAGAGAGATATAAAAGCAAATAATGTTAACCAATAACCATAGTCCATAGAAATCTTCTTGATTGCCCCCAAACCACAAATCGATTTTCATGGAAATGATGGAGTTTGGTGTAGAATCGAACACCAAGAGCCAAACCTAAGATGAAAAGAGGAACAAGAAACTGAAAGAGCTtaatcaacaacaactcaGAACTCTTCAATTCAAAGCTCTTGTTATCTTGATTATGCTCTGTCTGATTTGGGGTAGTAGTAGTAGCAATATCACTGGCCTTGGTAGAGAGATCTATGTCTCCAACATAAAACTCACTTAACATGGCGATTCCTGTGTTGAGAAAGCTCCGACAAGTTTAAAACCTTTCCATTTCCGaccatttttaattatatatttttccaaaattgtGGTGTGTAAATTTCCAAGGAAAGAgaatgtttttgtatttgtttatctGATTGTTGAAAATTGAGATTAGCTCTAACATCAACCGTTTCTATCGTATGAGTACCAGAATCCACGCTTGTCTTGTTGTCACACAAACTCATTCACGTAAGTAAAAGTGTATCATacctttctcctttttcttcttcttcttctaatttctTTTCTACTTTCACAATTAAACcccaatattttatattatttcccTAATCAACCCTTTGgcatttaaaatttacatataaaacatAAGAGAAAAGATGGGCCTGACTATCCTAAACTAAGTACATAACCCAACAGACAATTATCACGGCCCAATAAAATGGTGCTAAAAGGCACcgcaaaaccctaatttgaaTAAGCTGCTCACTTTTAATCACCCCGGAGTAGTAAGCTTGCGGCTGATCAGAGCTGAGTGAAAAATGGTGTCTGGATCAGGAATTTGCGCGAAGCGCGTGGTGGTTGATGCTCGTCACCACATGCTAGGTCGCTTGGCTTCGGTTGTAGCAAAGGATCTGCTCAATGGCCAGAATATTGTGGTTGTCCGGTGCGAGGAGATTTGTCTCTCCGGCGGACTTGTTCGTCAGAAGATGAAGTACATGAGGTTTCTCCGTAAGCGTATGAACACTAAACCTTCTCACGGACCTATTCACTTCCGTGCTCCCTCCAAGATCTTCTGGCGTACCGTTCGCGGGTTCGTTACTTCGATCTCTCTctggttttgttatttttagctACTGATTCGAGCACCGATTTTATGAATTTAGTACTGTGAATAATGTAGAAAGCGCATATGAACTCTTATTTCATTGAAAATTGCTCTAGGATTGGAATCATACTAAAGTAGAGAATCcactttgatgtttttgtaGTTGTACAATgtgtagtttttgttttttgtttgagaaaatgtGCCAAATCCGATGttgaattgttgtttttgtttgtgtggcAGTATGATTCCACACAAGACTAAGCGTGGAGCTAATGCACTTGCCCGCTTGAAGGTCTTTGAAGGAGTTCCTACTCCATATGACAAGATCAAGAGGATGGTCGTTCCTGATGCTCTCAAGTTTGTCCTTTTAccctttcattttcattttttttcagtttccttCATTTATACTTACAAGTAGCTACAGTCTCTGAAACTTTGATTCTTCCTTCTTGATCAGGGTCTTGAGGCTGCAGGCTGGACACAAATACTGTCTGTTGGGTCGCCTTTCTTCTGAAGTCGGGTGGAACCACTACGACACCATCAAGGTATGCTTCACTTCACCTTTAGTTTCTCTTGTGTACTGTTCACTTTTACTGATGTGATGCTTTCTGTACCTAAGCTGATTTGAACATCGTCATGAAAAGCTTTTAAGAACATAAGTTCCTGTCATGCGTGTATTATAGCAATAATATGCATACATCACATAACTGTACTGTTTTAGGATATCTTTAGATTGGATCATGTTTTAGTTAGAAGAATGGATCATAAGCTAATGAATGTGTGTTTGATGAAAATGAGCAGGAGCTGGAGAACAAGAGAAAGGAAAGAGCTCAAGCTGTTTATGAGAGAAAGAAGCAACTTAGCAAACTCAGAG from Arabidopsis thaliana chromosome 3, partial sequence includes these protein-coding regions:
- a CDS encoding EamA-like transporter family (EamA-like transporter family; FUNCTIONS IN: molecular_function unknown; INVOLVED IN: biological_process unknown; LOCATED IN: endomembrane system, membrane; EXPRESSED IN: 24 plant structures; EXPRESSED DURING: 13 growth stages; BEST Arabidopsis thaliana protein match is: EamA-like transporter family (TAIR:AT4G32140.1); Has 3286 Blast hits to 3282 proteins in 690 species: Archae - 51; Bacteria - 1416; Metazoa - 341; Fungi - 278; Plants - 200; Viruses - 0; Other Eukaryotes - 1000 (source: NCBI BLink).), with product MSTKLWRWVLGLIYLFAVATIWIAASFVVQSVVEAGVSPFLITFICNSLFVVYLPLFEIGRYLEDAYGSLLFWRSKRSHLMELVESEKAVLLGKDVSGVKSDATESSGLVVREQEISEGGNGIESGLENIELEIDASVNVSDGASGVSNKGLDEKGRWTRMRVAKVSLVICPFWFLAQLTFNVSLKYTTVTSNTILSSASSLFTFLVSLIFLGEKFTWLKLFSVLLCMSGTIIVSMGDSESKSNAVAKNPLLGDILSLVSAALYAVYITLIRKKLPDDDERNGRVSMAQFLGFLGLFNFFIFLPPALILNFTKRERFNALTLKQFGLVVGKGLLDNVLSDYLWAKAVLLTTTTVATAGLTIQVPLAAIVDSLSGNKPSFTDYIGAAAVMVGFAGINIPSEMFCKSKETAIELEPGTSFTDPPPIVPDSIRVDSSLTVV
- a CDS encoding PPPDE putative thiol peptidase family protein (PPPDE putative thiol peptidase family protein; CONTAINS InterPro DOMAIN/s: Protein of unknown function DUF862, eukaryotic (InterPro:IPR008580); BEST Arabidopsis thaliana protein match is: PPPDE putative thiol peptidase family protein (TAIR:AT5G25170.1); Has 872 Blast hits to 872 proteins in 189 species: Archae - 0; Bacteria - 0; Metazoa - 235; Fungi - 119; Plants - 332; Viruses - 0; Other Eukaryotes - 186 (source: NCBI BLink).); translation: MAEEAHKVTLNVYDLSQGLARQLSQSLLGKVIEGVWHTGIVVYGNEYFFGGGIQHLPVGRTPYGTPIRTIELGLSHVPKDVFEMYLEEISPRYTAESYNLLTHNCNNFSNEVAQFLVGKGIPDYILQLPNDVLNSPMGGLIMPMLQGLETTLKAGAVPQVPQFRPQPQPFGAFSKDDGPQIVIAPKLEAAETSTATEKVPPVIQPSASKEKVKDDPLGDARAKIQEEITSEFAALMAQGTLRASEAAAMATKRVMQKYGHLNVNA